The region GTATGGAACAACACGTACAAACCAACGCTCAACGCGCCTATCACCGCACCAATCGCACCGATTCGCGCCAACTCGCGCCACGTCATCGGCACAAGGTTTGATCTCGTTTCGCTCGCCGTTTCATTCATTACTATATTGCTCCGCTCGGTTAACTTTATGCTATTTTACTACATTTTTGCGTATTTTACTAGATCTATTCATAATTTTATCAACGCCGTACCACAACGACCCGACGCACGCAATAATTACACCGCCCGCTACATCAAGCGGCGTATGTACAAGCGCCGCCACGCGCCCCACGCTAATTACCGCCGCTAAAACGACCAACGTTATCCCAAGCCGGCGGTTACGTGTACCATACCAAACAGCGAGCGCTAAAAACATCGTGAAAAGCGCGTGATCCGACGGAAATCCCGGATTATTCAAATATGCCGCGCCCGGCTCCGCGCCAATCAGTTCGAACGGGCGCAGTTGTTCAGGCTGCCACAACAGCCCCGCTACCTTTGCCAACGTATACGCCGTAGCGCCCGCCATCAAAATACAACAATACCGCGCATACCGCAGCCGGTTCGGCACGCGCCAAACAAGCGCATAGAGTGATACAAGCACGACCGGAATCATCAGCCAATCAGCAACAAAGCGGACAAGAAACTGCATGGCTATAGTATAGCGCGCTTACGAACGTTTTGCCACTACGCCCGCAGCTTGCGTGGCGCGCTTGCCGAGCGTGCGGCAAAACGGCTCAACAAGAACGCGAACCATTTCTCCGAGAAAAGAATTTTCCTTCCCGCGGGACTGATTTCTTTTCACTGATCGCGCTTTCTCCTGCTGCAATTTATTTTGATGCATTTTCTGCCGCGCGCGCACGTTTGCCTGCTGCTCGCGCTGGCGTTTGAGCTGCAAATCACGCTGCTGTTCGGCGCGGCGCTTTTTTTCTGCTGCGATTCGTTCTAATTGCTTTTGTTTCTCTATGTTCTGCTTCTGCGATGGCACGCGGTGCAAATCAGTCGCGAAAACCATGTTTCGCGAATTATCACTAAACTGTTCTTTCGTGCTCGGTAAATATTCCCCGCCGCCCAAATCACTCTCCATATGCTCAACGACCGCTTGGCAATTATCATCGTTCACGATATCTGGGCGTTTCAGGCGTGCCGCCTGGCATAAATTAACGAGCGGGCAGGCAGCGCATTTCCCCATATTCACCGCTACCCGCGGATTAACCCGCGGACGCTTCTTTGTTTCCATTTTCTCAAAGTTCTGTTTCATTCAAAAAATGTCTCCGTACTAATACTGCCGCCATCCACGCCGCGCTCGACCAACCCGCGCCACATATCACGCACAAAGTCTGCAGATCCGCAAATCAAATATGCAACCTCATTTGGCGCCGCGCCCACGCATTGGTCTAGGTCGATCCGACCCTTTTTCATACTCGCCGGCACGTCGTGCTGCCTCGTAATGTAATGGTAGATCTTTACGCTGCGGTGTGCCGCCCGGCACGCGTTCAAATCATCAAAAAACGGAATAGAGTCAACCGTTTTATTGCTAAAAAAGAGCTGTGCCCGCCGGCTTGTATTGCGGTGAAGCTCGTTTTTAAGTACGCTCCATATCGGGGCAAGCCCGCAGCCTGCGCTGATACACGCCAGCGGTTTCGTCGTCTGCGGATTAAATGTCCCGTATGCTTCGGAAATCATGAACGAATCGCCCTCGCGGAGCGCATGCAATCGCCCAGAATACTCGCCAACCTTTTTTACCGTAATGCTCAGTAATTTTTCATACGGCGCACTCGACAAGCTATACGCTTTGCCTTCCGGCGTACTGCTTTGTTCGAAAAATACCGTGATGTACTGTCCCGCTATATAATGAAAATCCCGCCCCGGCACCGTGAAAAAAATCGTCGCTATGTCGTCTGTTTCGCGCCGAACGCGTAAAACCTTTGCCGTTAGCCACTCCATCAGCGCACCACGCATTCCGCCACGTGCCGCAGCATGATTTGTTTCGCTTGTTCCATTTCGTCCGGCGAAAAACTCACGCGGTCGCGAAACTGCGGACTAACAAGCGTCGGACCAGTCAAAAAATATTGCAATGCAAACCGCTGCGCGCCATCTACCAGTTCGCCGACCGCCTCAAAATCATCAACCTCCAACTGTCCTTTCACGATCGTCGTCCGAAATTCATGATCAATTGTTTTTATCAGCCGGATTGATTCTTTGATCGCATCCAAATTCACTGGTCGAGCGGCGATTTGCGAATACTTGCTCAGCGGACCTTTTATATCCATCGCGATAAAATCAACCAAACCTTCCACCAAAATATCGCGCAGCATATCCGGATGCGTGCCATTCGTGTCTAGCTTCACCCGAAAGCCCATGTTTTTGCAACGACGTATTAAATCTGGTAGGTCATCGTGCATTGTCGGCTCGCCGCCGCTGATAAATACACCGTCCAGTTTGCCGCGCCGCGACTCCAAAAACTCAAAAATCTCATCTTCGGGAATGCCGCCTGCATATTGCTCTGGCAACACTAGTTCGGGATTATGGCAGTATCCGCAGCGCATATTGCAGCCAACGGTAAACAATCCCGCTACTACATAGCCCGGGTCGTCTACTGTGCTAAATTTCTGTACGCCACCGATTACCATTTCCGCTACCTGTATAGCGTCTCGGAATGCGGTAACTAAACCGTATTCCGAGACACCGCCTCTCCTACTTTTTTA is a window of Candidatus Saccharimonadaceae bacterium ML1 DNA encoding:
- a CDS encoding phosphatase PAP2 family protein; the protein is MQFLVRFVADWLMIPVVLVSLYALVWRVPNRLRYARYCCILMAGATAYTLAKVAGLLWQPEQLRPFELIGAEPGAAYLNNPGFPSDHALFTMFLALAVWYGTRNRRLGITLVVLAAVISVGRVAALVHTPLDVAGGVIIACVGSLWYGVDKIMNRSSKIRKNVVK
- a CDS encoding ferric reductase-like transmembrane domain-containing protein; this translates as MEWLTAKVLRVRRETDDIATIFFTVPGRDFHYIAGQYITVFFEQSSTPEGKAYSLSSAPYEKLLSITVKKVGEYSGRLHALREGDSFMISEAYGTFNPQTTKPLACISAGCGLAPIWSVLKNELHRNTSRRAQLFFSNKTVDSIPFFDDLNACRAAHRSVKIYHYITRQHDVPASMKKGRIDLDQCVGAAPNEVAYLICGSADFVRDMWRGLVERGVDGGSISTETFFE
- a CDS encoding Anaerobic ribonucleoside-triphosphate reductase activating protein, which produces MVIGGVQKFSTVDDPGYVVAGLFTVGCNMRCGYCHNPELVLPEQYAGGIPEDEIFEFLESRRGKLDGVFISGGEPTMHDDLPDLIRRCKNMGFRVKLDTNGTHPDMLRDILVEGLVDFIAMDIKGPLSKYSQIAARPVNLDAIKESIRLIKTIDHEFRTTIVKGQLEVDDFEAVGELVDGAQRFALQYFLTGPTLVSPQFRDRVSFSPDEMEQAKQIMLRHVAECVVR